The Mesorhizobium sp. INR15 region AAGTGATTCCTGATTAGATTGTGATCCAATTTGACCGACCAAAAGACACCGCGCGGCGCCGACGGCGGCCCTACCGGCATCGAGCCGATCTCCATCATCGAGGAGATGCAGCGCTCCTATCTTGATTACGCCATGAGCGTGATCGTCAGCCGTGCGCTGCCCGACGTGCGCGATGGCTTGAAGCCGGTCCACCGCCGCATTCTCTTTGCCGCGCATGAGAGCGGCTACCACTGGAACCGCAAATATGTGAAGTCGGCTCGTCCGGTCGCCGACGTGATGGGTAAATACCATCCGCATGGCGACGCCTCGATCTATGACGCCTTGGTGCGCATGGCGCAGGACTGGTCGCTGCGTGTGCCGCTGATCGACGGGCAGGGCAATTTTGGTTCCATCGACGGCGATCCGCCGGCGGCGATGCGCTACACCGAATCGCGGCTGACCAAGGTCGCGCACGAACTGCTAGAGGATATCGACAAGGACACCGTCGACTTCCAGGACACTTATGATGCGTCGGGCAGCGAACCGAAGGTTCTGCCGGCACGGTTCCCGAATCTCTTGGTCAATGGTTCCGGCGGCATCGCGGTCGGCATGGCCACCAACATCCCGCCGCACAATCTTAGCGAAATCTGCAACGGCGCCATCGCCATCATCGACAACCCGGCGATCGACCTGCCGGCGCTGATGGAGATCATCCCCGGGCCGGATTTCCCGACCGGCGCCATCGTGCTTGGCCGCTCCGGCATCTACAGCGCCTATTCGACCGGCCGCGGCTCCATTGTCATGCGCGGCAAGGTCAACATCGAACAGCGCGGCAACGACCGTGAGTCGATCATCATCACCGAGGTTCCCTATCAGGTGAACAAGTCGTCGATGATCGAGAAGATGGCCGAACTGGTGCGCGACAAGCGCATCGAGGGCATTTCCGACATTCGCGACGAGAGTGACCGCCAGGGATACCGCGTCGTCGTCGAGCTGAAGCGTGACGCCGTTGCCGACGTCATTCTCAACCAGCTTTACCGCTTCACGCCTCTGCAGACGTCGTTTGGCGCCAATATGGTGGCGCTGAACGGCGGCAAGCCGGAAATACTGACGCTGACCGACATGCTGAAGGCGTTCGTCACCTTCCGCGAAGAGGTGATCAGCCGCCGGACAAAATTCCTGCTGCGCAAGGCGCGTGACCGAGCCCACATCCTGGTCGGCCTCGCCATTGCCGTCGCCAACATCGACGAAGTGATCAAGCTTATCCGTACCGCGCCGGATCCGCAGACGGCGCGTGAACAGTTGATGGAGCGGCGCTGGCCCTCCGGCGACGTCGAATCGTTGATCCTGCTGATCGATGATCCGCGCCATCGCATCAACGAGGATGGCACCTACAATCTGTCCGAGGAACAGGCACGTGCCATCCTCGAACTGCGCCTGCAGCGCCTGACAGCGCTTGGTCGTGATGAAATCGCCGATGAGCTCAATACGATCGGTGACGAGATCAAGGACTACCTCGACATCCTGTCGTCGCGTGCGCGCATCCAGCAGATCGTCAAGGACGAACTGGCCGCAGTGCGCGACGAATTCGGCACGCCGCGCCGCACCGAGCTCACCGATGGTGGGGCGGATATGGAAGACGAGGACCTGATCCAGCGCGAGGACATGGTCGTGACGGTGAGCCATTCCGGCTACATCAAGCGCGTGCCGCTGTCGCTCTACCGGGCGCAGCGCCGGGGTGGCAAGGGCCGCTCGGGCATGTCGACCAAGGAAGAGGATTTCGTTACCCGCCTGTTCGTGGCCAACACGCACACGCCGGTGCTGTTCTTCTCCTCGCGCGGTATCGTCTACAAGGAAAAGGTCTGGCGGCTGCCGATCGGCAATCCGCAGTCACGCGGCAAGGCGCTGATCAACATGCTGCCGCTAGAGCAAGGCGAGCGCATTACCACCATCATGCCGCTGCCGGAGGATGAGACCAGCTGGGGCGAGCTCGACGTGATGTTCGCCACCACGCGCGGCACCGTGCGCCGCAACAAGCTTTCGGACTTCATCCAGGTCAACCGCAATGGCAAGATCGCGATGAAGCTGGAGGAGGAAGGCGACGAGATCCTCGGCGTCGAGACCTGCACCGACAATGACGACGTGCTTTTGACCGCGAGTTCCGGCCAGTGCATCCGCTTCTCGGTCAGCGACGTGCGCGTCTTCCAGAGCCGCAATTCGGTTGGCGTGCGTGGCATCGCCATGGCCGACACCGACCGCGTCATCTCGATGGCTGTCATCGAGCATGTCGATGCGCCGCCCGCCGAACGCGCCGCCTACCTGAAGCGCGTTGTCGCCGAACGGCGTGTGGCCGCCGGCATCGCGGCCGGCGAGGAGGAAGAAATCCAGCTCACCAATGAAGAGGTTGGTGAGGAGGCGGAACTGTCCGACGAGCGCTACGAATTCCTGAAGGCGCACGAACAGTTCGTGCTGACGGTGACGGAATATGGCTATGGCAAGCGGTCTTCGTCCTACGACTTCCGCCTGACCGGGCGCGGCGGCAAGGGCATCCGTG contains the following coding sequences:
- the gyrA gene encoding DNA gyrase subunit A, yielding MTDQKTPRGADGGPTGIEPISIIEEMQRSYLDYAMSVIVSRALPDVRDGLKPVHRRILFAAHESGYHWNRKYVKSARPVADVMGKYHPHGDASIYDALVRMAQDWSLRVPLIDGQGNFGSIDGDPPAAMRYTESRLTKVAHELLEDIDKDTVDFQDTYDASGSEPKVLPARFPNLLVNGSGGIAVGMATNIPPHNLSEICNGAIAIIDNPAIDLPALMEIIPGPDFPTGAIVLGRSGIYSAYSTGRGSIVMRGKVNIEQRGNDRESIIITEVPYQVNKSSMIEKMAELVRDKRIEGISDIRDESDRQGYRVVVELKRDAVADVILNQLYRFTPLQTSFGANMVALNGGKPEILTLTDMLKAFVTFREEVISRRTKFLLRKARDRAHILVGLAIAVANIDEVIKLIRTAPDPQTAREQLMERRWPSGDVESLILLIDDPRHRINEDGTYNLSEEQARAILELRLQRLTALGRDEIADELNTIGDEIKDYLDILSSRARIQQIVKDELAAVRDEFGTPRRTELTDGGADMEDEDLIQREDMVVTVSHSGYIKRVPLSLYRAQRRGGKGRSGMSTKEEDFVTRLFVANTHTPVLFFSSRGIVYKEKVWRLPIGNPQSRGKALINMLPLEQGERITTIMPLPEDETSWGELDVMFATTRGTVRRNKLSDFIQVNRNGKIAMKLEEEGDEILGVETCTDNDDVLLTASSGQCIRFSVSDVRVFQSRNSVGVRGIAMADTDRVISMAVIEHVDAPPAERAAYLKRVVAERRVAAGIAAGEEEEIQLTNEEVGEEAELSDERYEFLKAHEQFVLTVTEYGYGKRSSSYDFRLTGRGGKGIRATDVSKTAEIGSLVATFPVGNDDQIMLVSDGGTVIRVPVNGIRFASRATKGVTIFNTAEGEKVVSVERISEPQADEETEDSAEAGSETAPATDAGPDVAE